A genomic segment from Anopheles maculipalpis chromosome X, idAnoMacuDA_375_x, whole genome shotgun sequence encodes:
- the LOC126559734 gene encoding alanine and glycine-rich protein-like, which yields MYIFPTGSKAWHMRLTFERLSGGCNLHRCKLCGKVVTHIRNHYHVHFPGRFECPLCRATYTRSDNLRTHCKFKHPMFNPDTRKFENMLSPTMASQAAAAAAAISAAAAAANSSFKPDFSTAAAAVANSFKSEQFSAAAAVANYALGSFKSEFPPIPSSNAAAAAAAVAAAVAASVSPGSTGGGGVGSGGVGSSSMGGVGGNSIGGGGGVSGGTGSVSLMPGSGMLSTGAGGGRDGGCGGGGGGGGGGGGASVGGSSSVREGNNGGDLSD from the coding sequence atgtatatctTCCCAACAGGCTCCAAGGCCTGGCACATGCGGCTGACCTTTGAACGGCTCTCAGGCGGTTGTAATCTGCATCGGTGCAAGCTTTGCGGCAAAGTGGTCACCCACATACGCAACCATTATCATGTGCACTTTCCGGGCCGCTTCGAATGTCCACTCTGCCGGGCGACCTACACCAGAAGCGATAATCTGCGCACGCATTGCAAGTTCAAGCATCCGATGTTCAACCCCGACACCAGAAAGTTCGAAAACATGCTTTCCCCCACGATGGCGTCGCAAGCGGCTGCGGCGGCAGCAGCCATTTCGGCAGCGGCTGCCGCCGCAAACAGCAGCTTCAAGCCCGATTTTTCCACGGCGGCGGCCGCGGTCGCGAACAGCTTCAAGTCGGAGCAGTTCTCCGCGGCGGCAGCCGTTGCCAATTACGCGCTGGGCTCGTTCAAGTCCGAGTTCCCCCCCATTCCGAGCTCGAACGCGGCGGCAGCTGCGGCGGCTGTAGCGGCGGCGGTAGCGGCATCCGTTTCGCCCGGCagtaccggtggtggtggtgtcggGAGTGGTGGCgttggtagtagtagtatggGCGGCGTCGGGGGGAATAGTATTGGTGGAGGCGGCGGTGTTAGTGGTGGTACTGGCAGCGTCAGCCTCATGCCAGGCAGCGGGATGTTGTCTACCGGTGCGGGCGGCGGTAGAGATGGAGGCTGTGGCGGTGGTGGGGGAggaggtggcggtggtggaggtgcTAGTGTTGGTGGCAGTAGTAGTGTGCGGGAAGGTAACAATGGCGGCGATCTATCCGACTGA